A region of the Stutzerimonas stutzeri genome:
AGGCCTGCTCACCGAGCCAACGGGCAGCCCCGGCGGTGAGTTGCCCGACGCAGCCCAGGCGCGCCGGCAACTGGCTGAACTCAAAGCCCAGCTGATGGCCCGTGGCGAAGCCAGCGACCTGTTCGCCCGCGAACGCGGCGATGGCCTGGCTGCATTGCTCGGTAACCTCGAACAGAGCGTATTCGGCGAGCCGGCCTACCCGAGCCTGGAGAGCAAAGCGGCGCACCTGCTGTATTTCGTGGTCAAGAATCATCCCTTCGCCGATGGCAACAAACGCAGCGGCGCCTATCTCTTCGTCGACTTCCTGCACCGCAACGGCCGCCTGCTCGATGCTGAGGGCAATGCCGTGATCAATGACACCGGTCTGGCAGCCCTAACCCTGCTGGTTGCCGAATCCGCCCCCGCACAGAAAGACACCCTGATCCGCCTGATCATGAACATGCTTGCCCCGGAAAATCGCCCATGACCGCTCTGCTGACCGACAACCTGCCGCTGCTGGCCGGTGCACCTAATGGCATCAAGAAACTGCGCGAACTGATTCTGGAACTGGCGGTGCGCGGGAAACTAGTGCCGCAAGATCCGAATGATGAGCCGGCCAGTGAGTTGCTAAAGCGCATTGCCGAGGAAAAGACGCGGTTGGTGGTCGAGGGCAAGATTAAGAAGCAGAAGCCGCTTGCGAAGATTGAGGACCAAGAAAAGCCATTCGTCATACCCACTGATTGGGAGTGGGTAAGGCTTGATTCTCTGCTCAAAAAAATTGGGGCCGGTAGCACTCCATTAGGCGGGAAGCAGGCTTACGTGGCTAAAGGGGTCAAATTCCTTCGATCTCAGAACGTTTGGAATGAAGGACTTCGTCTTAATGACGTTGCTTTCATACCTGAAGCAACACACCAAAAAATGTCAGGAACACATGTTGAAGCAGGTGACCTGCTTTTCAATATCACAGGCGCGTCCATTGGGCGCTGTGCCGCAGTTCCTTCTAACTTTGATACAGGTAACGTTAGTCAGCACGTAACTATTATTCGGCCAGTTTCAAGCAACACTCAGCCGTTCCTTCATGTGGTGCTGGTCTCGCAACTGGTCCAGCAGACCGTTATGGATGTGCAGGTAGGGGTTTCGCGTGAAGGACTCAGCATTGGGAAGCTGTCTCAATTTCTAATACCTTTCCCCCCCGAAGCCGAACAACACCGCATCGTCGCCAAAGTCGATGAGCTGATGGCCCTGTGCGACCGCCTGGAAGCCCAGCAGGCCGACGCCGAAAGCGCCCACGCCCAACTGGTGCAAGCGCTGCTTGATAGCTTGACTCAAGCCGCCGATGCCGAGGACTTCGCCGCCAGCTGGCAGCGCCTGGCTGAACACTTCCACACCCTGTTCACCACCGAATCCAGCATCGACGCCCTCAAGCAATCCCTGCTGCAACTGGCTGTGATGGGCAAACTGGTGCCGCAAGATCCCAGCGAGGAGCCAGCCAGTGAATTGCTTCAGCGCATAGCCGTGGAGCGGCTGGACAGGGAAGGCTCGCGCAGATCGAAAAGTCAGGTCGAACTTAGAGAAATCGACGGTTCGGAAAAAAAGTTCGAGCTTCCTGCAGGCTGGGAGTGGGTTCGACTTCAACAGATAGTTTCAGTCTCCTCTGGAGATGGTCTTGTATCTGCAAAAATGAATACCGAGGGCAGTGTCCCTGTCTATGGCGGTAATGGAGTTACTGGTCACCATGATAGACAGAACGTTGAAAAGGAAACCCTAGTTATCGGTCGCGTAGGTTACTACTGCGGATCCATACATCTAACGCCGGCGAGTGCTTGGGTTACGGATAATGCT
Encoded here:
- a CDS encoding restriction endonuclease subunit S; this encodes MTALLTDNLPLLAGAPNGIKKLRELILELAVRGKLVPQDPNDEPASELLKRIAEEKTRLVVEGKIKKQKPLAKIEDQEKPFVIPTDWEWVRLDSLLKKIGAGSTPLGGKQAYVAKGVKFLRSQNVWNEGLRLNDVAFIPEATHQKMSGTHVEAGDLLFNITGASIGRCAAVPSNFDTGNVSQHVTIIRPVSSNTQPFLHVVLVSQLVQQTVMDVQVGVSREGLSIGKLSQFLIPFPPEAEQHRIVAKVDELMALCDRLEAQQADAESAHAQLVQALLDSLTQAADAEDFAASWQRLAEHFHTLFTTESSIDALKQSLLQLAVMGKLVPQDPSEEPASELLQRIAVERLDREGSRRSKSQVELREIDGSEKKFELPAGWEWVRLQQIVSVSSGDGLVSAKMNTEGSVPVYGGNGVTGHHDRQNVEKETLVIGRVGYYCGSIHLTPASAWVTDNALIVRFSERNIDKSFLFWLLKGTNLKEQENATAQPVISGRKIYPIVLAIPPLAEQRRIVAKLNQLMVLCDQLKTRLTQARRLNEQLATALVEQAVA